One window of the Populus nigra chromosome 4, ddPopNigr1.1, whole genome shotgun sequence genome contains the following:
- the LOC133691449 gene encoding indole-3-acetic acid-induced protein ARG7-like: MSAGLAKCAKIRHIVRLRQMLRRWRNKARMSANRIPSDVPAGHVAVCVGTGCRRFVVRATYLNHPIFKKLLVQAEEEFGFSNQGPLTIPCDETLFEEMIRCISRSENGTSDLFVNLEDLQRYCHVGVKNAKLDFWTDSRPLLHSDNSFW; the protein is encoded by the coding sequence atgtCAGCTGGGCTAGCAAAATGCGCCAAAATCCGCCACATAGTGAGGCTTCGTCAAATGCTAAGGCGTTGGCGCAACAAGGCACGAATGTCAGCCAATCGCATACCATCGGATGTTCCAGCAGGACACGTAGCGGTCTGTGTAGGGACTGGTTGCAGGAGATTTGTGGTTCGGGCGACGTACCTGAACCACCCCATCTTTAAAAAGCTCCTAGTGCAAGCCGAGGAAGAGTTTGGGTTCTCTAACCAAGGTCCATTAACGATCCCATGCGATGAGACCCTTTTTGAGGAAATGATTCGGTGCATTTCACGGTCGGAGAACGGAACATCAGACCTGTTTGTGAATCTTGAGGATTTGCAGAGATACTGCCACGTTGGTGTTAAAAATGCTAAGCTTGATTTTTGGACCGATTCAAGACCCTTGCTTCATTCTGATAACTCATTCTGGTGA
- the LOC133691945 gene encoding auxin response factor 5-like isoform X2 yields MSLQPVNSEKDVFPVPDFGLKPSKHPSEFFCKALTASDTSTHGGFSVPRRAAEKLFPPLDYSMQPPSQELVVRDLHDNTWTFRHIYRGQPKRHLLTTGWSLFVGSKRLKAGDSVLFIRNEKSHLMVGVRHANRQQTTLPSSVLSADSMHIGVLAAAAHAAGNRSPFTIFYNPRACPSDFVIPLIKFRKTVFGTQVSVGMRFGMMFETEESGKRRYMGTIVGISDLDPLRWPGSKWRNLQVEWDEPGCSDKQNRVSSWEIETPESLFIFPSLTSGLKRPLQSGFLGDTEWGGLVKKPLALLPGSGNASLPCASMSNIYSEQLINMLMKPQAVNYPGICGTALPEVSAVKVASLDVNNMQAAINQTPQLNQSGITPIENQNYSQICLDQSNAMNSSSSKANVAGKSLSLSKVENQASVGVVDGKFKAKPEHLPDQLSQPASTRECIVQKPISCPMTQQNATNHLVFQNQNQGQSQLQASLWPVQALTESSLLNSQQIRASLADATTPNCSLPFLDAGEWISHPMSIDSMYRSGPLSMFGLQDPSLPFMHQDAWDHQMSNLRILSEANQLIPLAQQEPCSFNSGAVKDSSDESNDQSGIYGSLNIDASNGGGSVYDRSVSSAILDEFCTLKDADLQNASDCLVGNLSSSQDVQSQITSASLADSQAFSRQDFPDNSGGTSSSNIEFDNSNLLQNNSWQQVAPRVRTYTKVQKTGSVGRSIDVSSFKNYEELCSAIECMFGLDGLLNNPKGSGWKLVYVDYENDVLLIGDDPWEEFVGCVRCIRILSPSEVQQMSEEGMKLLNSANIQGINAPITEGIHA; encoded by the exons ATGAGTCTTCAACCAGTGAACTCT GAAAAAGACGTCTTCCCTGTACCAGATTTTGGGCTAAAGCCCAGCAAGCATCCGAGTGAATTTTTCTGCAAAGCTTTGACCGCTAGTGATACAAGTACACATGGTGGGTTCTCAGTGCCACGCAGGGCAGCAGAAAAGCTCTTCCCTCCATTG GACTACTCAATGCAACCACCATCTCAGGAGCTTGTTGTCAGGGACTTGCATGATAATACCTGGACATTTCGCCATATATACCGCG GGCAGCCAAAGCGACACCTTCTTACAACTGGGTGGAGCTTATTTGTCGGTTCAAAAAGGCTTAAAGCAGGTGATTCTGTTCTGTTTATCAG GAATGAAAAGTCCCACTTGATGGTGGGTGTGAGGCATGCAAACCGTCAACAAACAACATTACCATCATCAGTTCTATCTGCTGATAGCATGCACATTGGTGTCCTTGCTGCTGCAGCTCATGCTGCTGGCAATCGAAGCCCATTCACCATTTTTTACAATCCAAG GGCATGCCCTTCAGACTTTGTCATTCCATTGATTAAATTCCGGAAAACTGTATTTGGGACTCAAGTCTCAGTTGGTATGAGATTTGGAATGATGTTTGAGACAGAAGAGTCTGGAAAACGCAG ATATATGGGCACAATAGTTGGTATTAGTGACTTAGATCCACTGAGGTGGCCTGGTTCCAAGTGGCGGAATCTTCAG GTAGAGTGGGATGAGCCTGGGTGTTCTGATAAGCAGAATAGGGTTAGTTCATGGGAAATTGAGACTCCTGAAAGTCTCTTTATTTTTCCCTCTCTGACTTCTGGTCTCAAACGACCCTTGCAGTCTGGATTTTTAG GAGATACTGAATGGGGGGGTTTGGTAAAAAAGCCTCTTGCATTGCTTCCAGGGAGTGGAAATGCAAGTCTTCCATGTGCTTCAATGTCAAACATATATTCTGAACAACTGATTAACATGCTAATGAAACCTCAAGCTGTTAACTATCCTGGAATCTGTGGAACTGCACTACCAGAAGTATCTGCTGTGAAGGTGGCTTCATTAGATGTTAATAACATGCAGGCAGCAATTAATCAGACGCCTCAGCTAAACCAGTCAGGAATTACGCCCATAGAAAACCAAAACTATTCCCAGATCTGTCTAGACCAATCCAATGCCATGAACTCATCTTCATCAAAAGCAAATGTAGCTGGGAAGTCACTTTCTTTGAGCAAAGTTGAAAATCAAGCGTCAGTTGGAGTTGTTGATGGGAAATTCAAAGCAAAACCTGAGCATTTGCCAGATCAGTTAAGccaaccagcctcaacaagagAGTGCATTGTGCAAAAACCAATCTCGTGTCCTATGACTCAGCAGAATGCCACAAATCATCTGGTGTTCCAAAATCAGAATCAGGGCCAGTCACAATTACAAGCCAGCCTCTGGCCAGTGCAGGCACTTACAGAGTCATCGCTACTTAATTCCCAGCAGATCCGTGCATCTCTAGCTGATGCCACTACACCAAACTGTTCTCTTCCATTTCTAGATGCAGGCGAATGGATATCACATCCAATGTCTATTGACAGTATGTATAGATCAGGACCGTTGTCTATGTTTGGATTACAAGATCCCTCTTTACCTTTTATGCATCAAGATGCGTGGGATCATCAGATGAGCAATTTGAGAATTTTATCCGAAGCAAACCAATTGATTCCTTTGGCTCAGCAAGAGCCATGTAGCTTCAACTCAGGTGCAGTGAAGGATTCATCTGACGAGAGCAATGATCAAAGTGGAATATATGGTTCTCTTAACATTGATGCTAGCAATGGTGGTGGTTCTGTGTATGATCGGTCTGTCTCAAGTGCTATTCTAGATGAGTTCTGCACATTAAAGGATGCTGATTTGCAGAATGCTTCAGATTGTCTAGTTGGCAACCTCAGCTCAAGCCAGGATGTTCAGTCTCAGATTACCTCAGCAAGCCTAGCAGATTCCCAAGCTTTCTCACGGCAAGACTTTCCTGACAACTCAGGTGGCACATCTTCAAGCAACATTGAATTTGATAATAGCAATCTGCTCCAGAATAACTCATGGCAGCAAGTAGCCCCACGTGTGCGCACATATACCAAG GTTCAGAAGACAGGGTCTGTTGGGAGGTCAATTGATGTCTCAAGTTTCAAAAATTATGAAGAACTATGCTCCGCTATTGAATGCATGTTTGGACTTGATGGGCTGCTAAATAACCCTAAAGGTTCTGGGTGGAAATTAGTATATGTGGACTACGAGAATGATGTTCTACTCATAGGTGATGATCCTTGGGA GGAATTCGTTGGCTGTGTTCGCTGCATTAGGATTCTGTCACCTTCAGAAGTTCAGCAGATGAGTGAGGAGGGAATGAAGCTTCTCAACAGCGCCAACATCCAAGGCATCAATGCCCCCATCACAGAGGGTATCCATGCTTGA
- the LOC133691518 gene encoding uncharacterized protein LOC133691518 produces the protein MEGLSKSVADLIVYEHPSQSKDVDKAILRELSSLLFKYSQAFDGVVLPYSVEPQDKCARILSGVHPYFGVRLQANMLIFSPKPNMLLEGKVVKLTRESIHCIVLGFSSAIVTDENIRNELKYKSKHGEGVYVSRYHKRHVIKVGAVIRFGVKSLDEEILHISGSLIPANTGSVHWLDKYYVDAGTDSNQKARRHVEEEVEMQEQVIVGGETLPLVNDHEVKRSKKRRRAEDQ, from the exons ATGGAGGGATTGAGCAAATCGGTAGCCGATTTGATAGTTTACGAGCATCCATCGCAGAGCAAGGATGTCGATAAAGCAATCCTCCGTGAACTCAGCTCTCTCCTCTTCAAAT ATTCTCAGGCTTTCGATGGAGTTGTACTGCCTTACAGTGTTGAGCCTCAAGATAAATGTGCGAGAATTCTCTCTGGGGTTCACCCTTATTTTGGTGTCAGACTACAAGCAAACATGTTAATCTTCTCGCCGAAGCCGAACAtgcttttag AGGGGAAGGTGGTGAAGCTTACGCGGGAATCTATTCATTGCATTGTTCTTGGTTTCTCATCTGCAATTGTAACAGATGAAAATATCCGCAACGAGTTAAAGTATAAATCT aaacATGGCGAGGGGGTATATGTGAGCAGATATCACAAGCGACATGTGATAAAGGTTGGAGCTGTGATACGTTTTGGTGTCAAGAG CTTGGATGAGGAAATACTACACATTTCAGGATCCTTGATTCCAGCCAATACTGGAAGTGTTCATTGGTTGGATAAATATTATGTGGATGCTGGAACTGACAG TAACCAGAAGGCAAGGAGACACGTTGAGGAAGAAGTTGAAATGCAAGAGCAGGTCATTGTAGGCGGAGAGACATTGCCTTTGGTTAATGACCACGAAGTCAAGAGGTCAAAGAAACGTAGAAGAGCAGAAGATCAATGA
- the LOC133691945 gene encoding auxin response factor 5-like isoform X1, whose protein sequence is MGSAEEKIKTGGIINGAQTNLLEEMKLLKEFQDQSGTRKAINSELWYACAGPLVSLPQVGSLVYYFPQGHSEQVAVSTKRSATSQIPNYPNLPSQLLCQVHNVTLHADKDTDEIHAQMSLQPVNSEKDVFPVPDFGLKPSKHPSEFFCKALTASDTSTHGGFSVPRRAAEKLFPPLDYSMQPPSQELVVRDLHDNTWTFRHIYRGQPKRHLLTTGWSLFVGSKRLKAGDSVLFIRNEKSHLMVGVRHANRQQTTLPSSVLSADSMHIGVLAAAAHAAGNRSPFTIFYNPRACPSDFVIPLIKFRKTVFGTQVSVGMRFGMMFETEESGKRRYMGTIVGISDLDPLRWPGSKWRNLQVEWDEPGCSDKQNRVSSWEIETPESLFIFPSLTSGLKRPLQSGFLGDTEWGGLVKKPLALLPGSGNASLPCASMSNIYSEQLINMLMKPQAVNYPGICGTALPEVSAVKVASLDVNNMQAAINQTPQLNQSGITPIENQNYSQICLDQSNAMNSSSSKANVAGKSLSLSKVENQASVGVVDGKFKAKPEHLPDQLSQPASTRECIVQKPISCPMTQQNATNHLVFQNQNQGQSQLQASLWPVQALTESSLLNSQQIRASLADATTPNCSLPFLDAGEWISHPMSIDSMYRSGPLSMFGLQDPSLPFMHQDAWDHQMSNLRILSEANQLIPLAQQEPCSFNSGAVKDSSDESNDQSGIYGSLNIDASNGGGSVYDRSVSSAILDEFCTLKDADLQNASDCLVGNLSSSQDVQSQITSASLADSQAFSRQDFPDNSGGTSSSNIEFDNSNLLQNNSWQQVAPRVRTYTKVQKTGSVGRSIDVSSFKNYEELCSAIECMFGLDGLLNNPKGSGWKLVYVDYENDVLLIGDDPWEEFVGCVRCIRILSPSEVQQMSEEGMKLLNSANIQGINAPITEGIHA, encoded by the exons ATGGGTTCTGCTgaagagaaaatcaaaacagGAGGGATTATTAATGGAGCTCAAACAAATCTGCTCGAGGAAATGAAGTTGTTGAAAGAATTTCAAGACCAGTCTG GGACACGGAAGGCAATAAACTCGGAGCTGTGGTACGCTTGTGCAGGCCCGCTAGTTTCCTTGCCCCAGGTTGGAAGTCTGGTGTATTATTTCCCTCAAGGACACAGTGAGCAG GTGGCCGTTTCCACTAAGAGATCAGCTACTTCACAGATCCCCAACTACCCAAATCTCCCTTCTCAGTTACTGTGCCAAGTTCACAATGTTACCCTTCAT GCAGACAAAGATACAGATGAAATCCATGCTCAAATGAGTCTTCAACCAGTGAACTCT GAAAAAGACGTCTTCCCTGTACCAGATTTTGGGCTAAAGCCCAGCAAGCATCCGAGTGAATTTTTCTGCAAAGCTTTGACCGCTAGTGATACAAGTACACATGGTGGGTTCTCAGTGCCACGCAGGGCAGCAGAAAAGCTCTTCCCTCCATTG GACTACTCAATGCAACCACCATCTCAGGAGCTTGTTGTCAGGGACTTGCATGATAATACCTGGACATTTCGCCATATATACCGCG GGCAGCCAAAGCGACACCTTCTTACAACTGGGTGGAGCTTATTTGTCGGTTCAAAAAGGCTTAAAGCAGGTGATTCTGTTCTGTTTATCAG GAATGAAAAGTCCCACTTGATGGTGGGTGTGAGGCATGCAAACCGTCAACAAACAACATTACCATCATCAGTTCTATCTGCTGATAGCATGCACATTGGTGTCCTTGCTGCTGCAGCTCATGCTGCTGGCAATCGAAGCCCATTCACCATTTTTTACAATCCAAG GGCATGCCCTTCAGACTTTGTCATTCCATTGATTAAATTCCGGAAAACTGTATTTGGGACTCAAGTCTCAGTTGGTATGAGATTTGGAATGATGTTTGAGACAGAAGAGTCTGGAAAACGCAG ATATATGGGCACAATAGTTGGTATTAGTGACTTAGATCCACTGAGGTGGCCTGGTTCCAAGTGGCGGAATCTTCAG GTAGAGTGGGATGAGCCTGGGTGTTCTGATAAGCAGAATAGGGTTAGTTCATGGGAAATTGAGACTCCTGAAAGTCTCTTTATTTTTCCCTCTCTGACTTCTGGTCTCAAACGACCCTTGCAGTCTGGATTTTTAG GAGATACTGAATGGGGGGGTTTGGTAAAAAAGCCTCTTGCATTGCTTCCAGGGAGTGGAAATGCAAGTCTTCCATGTGCTTCAATGTCAAACATATATTCTGAACAACTGATTAACATGCTAATGAAACCTCAAGCTGTTAACTATCCTGGAATCTGTGGAACTGCACTACCAGAAGTATCTGCTGTGAAGGTGGCTTCATTAGATGTTAATAACATGCAGGCAGCAATTAATCAGACGCCTCAGCTAAACCAGTCAGGAATTACGCCCATAGAAAACCAAAACTATTCCCAGATCTGTCTAGACCAATCCAATGCCATGAACTCATCTTCATCAAAAGCAAATGTAGCTGGGAAGTCACTTTCTTTGAGCAAAGTTGAAAATCAAGCGTCAGTTGGAGTTGTTGATGGGAAATTCAAAGCAAAACCTGAGCATTTGCCAGATCAGTTAAGccaaccagcctcaacaagagAGTGCATTGTGCAAAAACCAATCTCGTGTCCTATGACTCAGCAGAATGCCACAAATCATCTGGTGTTCCAAAATCAGAATCAGGGCCAGTCACAATTACAAGCCAGCCTCTGGCCAGTGCAGGCACTTACAGAGTCATCGCTACTTAATTCCCAGCAGATCCGTGCATCTCTAGCTGATGCCACTACACCAAACTGTTCTCTTCCATTTCTAGATGCAGGCGAATGGATATCACATCCAATGTCTATTGACAGTATGTATAGATCAGGACCGTTGTCTATGTTTGGATTACAAGATCCCTCTTTACCTTTTATGCATCAAGATGCGTGGGATCATCAGATGAGCAATTTGAGAATTTTATCCGAAGCAAACCAATTGATTCCTTTGGCTCAGCAAGAGCCATGTAGCTTCAACTCAGGTGCAGTGAAGGATTCATCTGACGAGAGCAATGATCAAAGTGGAATATATGGTTCTCTTAACATTGATGCTAGCAATGGTGGTGGTTCTGTGTATGATCGGTCTGTCTCAAGTGCTATTCTAGATGAGTTCTGCACATTAAAGGATGCTGATTTGCAGAATGCTTCAGATTGTCTAGTTGGCAACCTCAGCTCAAGCCAGGATGTTCAGTCTCAGATTACCTCAGCAAGCCTAGCAGATTCCCAAGCTTTCTCACGGCAAGACTTTCCTGACAACTCAGGTGGCACATCTTCAAGCAACATTGAATTTGATAATAGCAATCTGCTCCAGAATAACTCATGGCAGCAAGTAGCCCCACGTGTGCGCACATATACCAAG GTTCAGAAGACAGGGTCTGTTGGGAGGTCAATTGATGTCTCAAGTTTCAAAAATTATGAAGAACTATGCTCCGCTATTGAATGCATGTTTGGACTTGATGGGCTGCTAAATAACCCTAAAGGTTCTGGGTGGAAATTAGTATATGTGGACTACGAGAATGATGTTCTACTCATAGGTGATGATCCTTGGGA GGAATTCGTTGGCTGTGTTCGCTGCATTAGGATTCTGTCACCTTCAGAAGTTCAGCAGATGAGTGAGGAGGGAATGAAGCTTCTCAACAGCGCCAACATCCAAGGCATCAATGCCCCCATCACAGAGGGTATCCATGCTTGA